In Peromyscus leucopus breed LL Stock chromosome 11, UCI_PerLeu_2.1, whole genome shotgun sequence, a genomic segment contains:
- the LOC114685531 gene encoding zinc finger protein 58-like isoform X5, which translates to MPSPVLTPEVPEMLSFWDVAIEFSAEERECLEPAQWNLYRDVMLENYSNLDFLGLAESKPHLVTLLEQIQDSSDVKRQAAANVQPGTTFNDYNDYSKGIDCNLLRIQSQRIHTREKPYQCKECGKGLSSYKTLSIHQRLHTGDKPYMCKECHKTFNTRSSLFIHQKNHTDEKTHKCEECGKLFYYPSMLKQHQRIHSGEKPHKCEKCGKAFYDPSFLKQHQRIHSGEKPHKCEKCGKAFYDPSFLKQHQKIHSGEKPNKCEKCDKAFYDPSMLKQHQRIHSGEKPYNCKECDKSFNTPSVLKQHQKIHSGKKPYKCEECGKYFYKPSVLKQHQRIHSGEKPCKCEECGKSFYKPSLLKQHQRIHSGVKPCKCEECGKSFYYPSLLKQHQRIHSRKKPCLCEECGSLFSSFSSLTQHQTVHYKDNPYKCAECGIRFSHSAIFQKHSKIHEDRPYKCEECHKTFLYHSSLKNHKVVHTRQKLYKCEECGKYFSSASCLRRHQIIHSEDNPYKCEECGRCFSSDACFRAHQTIHSEDNPYTCVQCGKRYSCSRNLQEHQTLHTGEKLYKCEECGKGFHYLSCFRNHKAIHTGEKLYKCEECHKTFRYLSSLRNHMGVHTGEKPFKCGECNKTFCYLSYLRKHKRVHSEEKSYKCEECHKAFHYLSSLRKHKRVHSEEKPYKCEECHKAFFYLSSLMRHKTVHTGENP; encoded by the exons GAAATGCTGTCCTTCTGGGATGTGGCCATTGAGTtctctgcagaagagagggaatgCCTGGAGCCTGCTCAGTGGAATTTGTACAgggatgtgatgttggagaattacagcaACCTTGATTTCCTTG GTCTTGCTGAGTCTAAGCCACACCTGGTGACACTTTTGGAGCAAATACAAGACTCTTCAGATGTGAAGAGACAAGCAGCAGCCAACGTGCAGCCAG GAACAACATTCAATGATTATAATGATTACAGCAAGGGTATTGACTGTAACTTATTACGTATTCAAAGCCAGAGAATTCATACAAGGGAGAAACCCTACCAGTGTAAAGAATGTGGTAAGGGCCTTAGTTCTTATAAAACACTTTCCATACACCAAAGACTTCATACTGGAGACAAACCCTATATGTGTAAAGAATGTCATAAGACCTTCAATACTCGCTCTTCACTTTTTATACACCAGAAAAATCATACTGATGAAAAAACccacaagtgtgaagaatgtggcaaattattttattatccttCAATGCTGaagcaacatcaaagaattcattctggagagaaaccacaCAAGTGTGAAAAATGTGGCAAAGCTTTTTATGATCCTTCATTCCTGaagcaacatcaaagaattcattctggagagaaaccacaCAAGTGTGAAAAATGTGGCAAAGCTTTTTATGATCCTTCATTCCTGAAGCAACATCAAAaaattcattctggagagaaacccaacAAATGTGAAAAATGTGACAAAGCTTTTTATGATCCCTCAATGCTGaagcaacatcaaagaattcattctggagagaaaccctacaattGTAAAGAATGTGATAAATCCTTTAACACTCCTTCAGTGCTGAAGCAACATCAAAAAATTCATTCTGGaaagaaaccctacaagtgtgaagaatgtggcaaataCTTTTATAAACCTTCAGTGCTAaagcaacatcaaagaattcattctggagagaaaccatgcaagtgtgaagaatgtggcaaatcCTTTTATAAACCTTCACTGCTGaagcaacatcaaagaattcattctggagTGAAACCatgcaagtgtgaagaatgtggcaaatcCTTTTACTATCCTTCACTGCTGaagcaacatcaaagaattcattctaGAAAGAAACCATGCCTGTGTGAAGAGTGTGgcagtttattttcttcattctcatcCCTTACTCAACATCAAACAGTTCACTACAAAGACAATCCCTACAAGTGTGCAGAGTGTGGCATAAGGTTTTCCCATTCTGCAATCTTTCAGAAACATAGTAAAATTCATGAAGACAGAccatacaagtgtgaagaatgtcacaAAACCTTTCTTTATCACTCATCACTTAAGAACCACAAGGTAGTTCATACTAGACAGAAATTATACaagtgtgaagagtgtggcaAATATTTTTCCTCAGCTTCATGCCTTAGACGACATCAAATAATTCACTCTGAAGACAACCCTTACaagtgtgaagagtgtggcaGATGTTTTTCCTCAGATGCATGTTTTAGAGCACATCAAACTATCCATTCTGAAGACAATCCTTATACCTGTGTACAATGTGGCAAACGATATTCCTGTTCTAGGAATCTTCAGGAACATCAAAcacttcatactggagagaaattgtacaagtgtgaagaatgtggcaaaggCTTTCATTATCTCTCATGCTTTAGGAATCACAAGgcaattcatactggagaaaaactttacaagtgtgaagaatgtcacaAAACCTTTCGTTATCTCTCATCCCTTAGGAATCACATGggagttcatactggagagaaaccattcAAGTGTGGAGAATGTAACAAAACCTTTTGTTATCTCTCATACCTTAGGAAACACAAGAGAGTTCATAGTGAAGAGAAAtcatacaagtgtgaagaatgtcacaAAGCTTTTCATTATCTCTCATCCCTTAGGAAACACAAAAGAGTTCATAGTGAAGAGAAAccatacaagtgtgaagaatgtcacaAAGCCTTTTTTTATCTCTCATCCCTTATGAGACACAAGacagttcatactggagagaatcCCTAA
- the LOC114685531 gene encoding zinc finger protein 58-like isoform X4 codes for MPSPDLTPEVPEMLSFWDVAIEFSAEERECLEPAQWNLYRDVMLENYSNLDFLGLAESKPHLVTLLEQIQDSSDVKRQAAANVQPGTTFNDYNDYSKGIDCNLLRIQSQRIHTREKPYQCKECGKGLSSYKTLSIHQRLHTGDKPYMCKECHKTFNTRSSLFIHQKNHTDEKTHKCEECGKLFYYPSMLKQHQRIHSGEKPHKCEKCGKAFYDPSFLKQHQRIHSGEKPHKCEKCGKAFYDPSFLKQHQKIHSGEKPNKCEKCDKAFYDPSMLKQHQRIHSGEKPYNCKECDKSFNTPSVLKQHQKIHSGKKPYKCEECGKYFYKPSVLKQHQRIHSGEKPCKCEECGKSFYKPSLLKQHQRIHSGVKPCKCEECGKSFYYPSLLKQHQRIHSRKKPCLCEECGSLFSSFSSLTQHQTVHYKDNPYKCAECGIRFSHSAIFQKHSKIHEDRPYKCEECHKTFLYHSSLKNHKVVHTRQKLYKCEECGKYFSSASCLRRHQIIHSEDNPYKCEECGRCFSSDACFRAHQTIHSEDNPYTCVQCGKRYSCSRNLQEHQTLHTGEKLYKCEECGKGFHYLSCFRNHKAIHTGEKLYKCEECHKTFRYLSSLRNHMGVHTGEKPFKCGECNKTFCYLSYLRKHKRVHSEEKSYKCEECHKAFHYLSSLRKHKRVHSEEKPYKCEECHKAFFYLSSLMRHKTVHTGENP; via the exons GAAATGCTGTCCTTCTGGGATGTGGCCATTGAGTtctctgcagaagagagggaatgCCTGGAGCCTGCTCAGTGGAATTTGTACAgggatgtgatgttggagaattacagcaACCTTGATTTCCTTG GTCTTGCTGAGTCTAAGCCACACCTGGTGACACTTTTGGAGCAAATACAAGACTCTTCAGATGTGAAGAGACAAGCAGCAGCCAACGTGCAGCCAG GAACAACATTCAATGATTATAATGATTACAGCAAGGGTATTGACTGTAACTTATTACGTATTCAAAGCCAGAGAATTCATACAAGGGAGAAACCCTACCAGTGTAAAGAATGTGGTAAGGGCCTTAGTTCTTATAAAACACTTTCCATACACCAAAGACTTCATACTGGAGACAAACCCTATATGTGTAAAGAATGTCATAAGACCTTCAATACTCGCTCTTCACTTTTTATACACCAGAAAAATCATACTGATGAAAAAACccacaagtgtgaagaatgtggcaaattattttattatccttCAATGCTGaagcaacatcaaagaattcattctggagagaaaccacaCAAGTGTGAAAAATGTGGCAAAGCTTTTTATGATCCTTCATTCCTGaagcaacatcaaagaattcattctggagagaaaccacaCAAGTGTGAAAAATGTGGCAAAGCTTTTTATGATCCTTCATTCCTGAAGCAACATCAAAaaattcattctggagagaaacccaacAAATGTGAAAAATGTGACAAAGCTTTTTATGATCCCTCAATGCTGaagcaacatcaaagaattcattctggagagaaaccctacaattGTAAAGAATGTGATAAATCCTTTAACACTCCTTCAGTGCTGAAGCAACATCAAAAAATTCATTCTGGaaagaaaccctacaagtgtgaagaatgtggcaaataCTTTTATAAACCTTCAGTGCTAaagcaacatcaaagaattcattctggagagaaaccatgcaagtgtgaagaatgtggcaaatcCTTTTATAAACCTTCACTGCTGaagcaacatcaaagaattcattctggagTGAAACCatgcaagtgtgaagaatgtggcaaatcCTTTTACTATCCTTCACTGCTGaagcaacatcaaagaattcattctaGAAAGAAACCATGCCTGTGTGAAGAGTGTGgcagtttattttcttcattctcatcCCTTACTCAACATCAAACAGTTCACTACAAAGACAATCCCTACAAGTGTGCAGAGTGTGGCATAAGGTTTTCCCATTCTGCAATCTTTCAGAAACATAGTAAAATTCATGAAGACAGAccatacaagtgtgaagaatgtcacaAAACCTTTCTTTATCACTCATCACTTAAGAACCACAAGGTAGTTCATACTAGACAGAAATTATACaagtgtgaagagtgtggcaAATATTTTTCCTCAGCTTCATGCCTTAGACGACATCAAATAATTCACTCTGAAGACAACCCTTACaagtgtgaagagtgtggcaGATGTTTTTCCTCAGATGCATGTTTTAGAGCACATCAAACTATCCATTCTGAAGACAATCCTTATACCTGTGTACAATGTGGCAAACGATATTCCTGTTCTAGGAATCTTCAGGAACATCAAAcacttcatactggagagaaattgtacaagtgtgaagaatgtggcaaaggCTTTCATTATCTCTCATGCTTTAGGAATCACAAGgcaattcatactggagaaaaactttacaagtgtgaagaatgtcacaAAACCTTTCGTTATCTCTCATCCCTTAGGAATCACATGggagttcatactggagagaaaccattcAAGTGTGGAGAATGTAACAAAACCTTTTGTTATCTCTCATACCTTAGGAAACACAAGAGAGTTCATAGTGAAGAGAAAtcatacaagtgtgaagaatgtcacaAAGCTTTTCATTATCTCTCATCCCTTAGGAAACACAAAAGAGTTCATAGTGAAGAGAAAccatacaagtgtgaagaatgtcacaAAGCCTTTTTTTATCTCTCATCCCTTATGAGACACAAGacagttcatactggagagaatcCCTAA
- the LOC114685531 gene encoding zinc finger protein 58-like isoform X7: protein MLSFWDVAIEFSAEERECLEPAQWNLYRDVMLENYSNLDFLGLAESKPHLVTLLEQIQDSSDVKRQAAANVQPGTTFNDYNDYSKGIDCNLLRIQSQRIHTREKPYQCKECGKGLSSYKTLSIHQRLHTGDKPYMCKECHKTFNTRSSLFIHQKNHTDEKTHKCEECGKLFYYPSMLKQHQRIHSGEKPHKCEKCGKAFYDPSFLKQHQRIHSGEKPHKCEKCGKAFYDPSFLKQHQKIHSGEKPNKCEKCDKAFYDPSMLKQHQRIHSGEKPYNCKECDKSFNTPSVLKQHQKIHSGKKPYKCEECGKYFYKPSVLKQHQRIHSGEKPCKCEECGKSFYKPSLLKQHQRIHSGVKPCKCEECGKSFYYPSLLKQHQRIHSRKKPCLCEECGSLFSSFSSLTQHQTVHYKDNPYKCAECGIRFSHSAIFQKHSKIHEDRPYKCEECHKTFLYHSSLKNHKVVHTRQKLYKCEECGKYFSSASCLRRHQIIHSEDNPYKCEECGRCFSSDACFRAHQTIHSEDNPYTCVQCGKRYSCSRNLQEHQTLHTGEKLYKCEECGKGFHYLSCFRNHKAIHTGEKLYKCEECHKTFRYLSSLRNHMGVHTGEKPFKCGECNKTFCYLSYLRKHKRVHSEEKSYKCEECHKAFHYLSSLRKHKRVHSEEKPYKCEECHKAFFYLSSLMRHKTVHTGENP from the exons ATGCTGTCCTTCTGGGATGTGGCCATTGAGTtctctgcagaagagagggaatgCCTGGAGCCTGCTCAGTGGAATTTGTACAgggatgtgatgttggagaattacagcaACCTTGATTTCCTTG GTCTTGCTGAGTCTAAGCCACACCTGGTGACACTTTTGGAGCAAATACAAGACTCTTCAGATGTGAAGAGACAAGCAGCAGCCAACGTGCAGCCAG GAACAACATTCAATGATTATAATGATTACAGCAAGGGTATTGACTGTAACTTATTACGTATTCAAAGCCAGAGAATTCATACAAGGGAGAAACCCTACCAGTGTAAAGAATGTGGTAAGGGCCTTAGTTCTTATAAAACACTTTCCATACACCAAAGACTTCATACTGGAGACAAACCCTATATGTGTAAAGAATGTCATAAGACCTTCAATACTCGCTCTTCACTTTTTATACACCAGAAAAATCATACTGATGAAAAAACccacaagtgtgaagaatgtggcaaattattttattatccttCAATGCTGaagcaacatcaaagaattcattctggagagaaaccacaCAAGTGTGAAAAATGTGGCAAAGCTTTTTATGATCCTTCATTCCTGaagcaacatcaaagaattcattctggagagaaaccacaCAAGTGTGAAAAATGTGGCAAAGCTTTTTATGATCCTTCATTCCTGAAGCAACATCAAAaaattcattctggagagaaacccaacAAATGTGAAAAATGTGACAAAGCTTTTTATGATCCCTCAATGCTGaagcaacatcaaagaattcattctggagagaaaccctacaattGTAAAGAATGTGATAAATCCTTTAACACTCCTTCAGTGCTGAAGCAACATCAAAAAATTCATTCTGGaaagaaaccctacaagtgtgaagaatgtggcaaataCTTTTATAAACCTTCAGTGCTAaagcaacatcaaagaattcattctggagagaaaccatgcaagtgtgaagaatgtggcaaatcCTTTTATAAACCTTCACTGCTGaagcaacatcaaagaattcattctggagTGAAACCatgcaagtgtgaagaatgtggcaaatcCTTTTACTATCCTTCACTGCTGaagcaacatcaaagaattcattctaGAAAGAAACCATGCCTGTGTGAAGAGTGTGgcagtttattttcttcattctcatcCCTTACTCAACATCAAACAGTTCACTACAAAGACAATCCCTACAAGTGTGCAGAGTGTGGCATAAGGTTTTCCCATTCTGCAATCTTTCAGAAACATAGTAAAATTCATGAAGACAGAccatacaagtgtgaagaatgtcacaAAACCTTTCTTTATCACTCATCACTTAAGAACCACAAGGTAGTTCATACTAGACAGAAATTATACaagtgtgaagagtgtggcaAATATTTTTCCTCAGCTTCATGCCTTAGACGACATCAAATAATTCACTCTGAAGACAACCCTTACaagtgtgaagagtgtggcaGATGTTTTTCCTCAGATGCATGTTTTAGAGCACATCAAACTATCCATTCTGAAGACAATCCTTATACCTGTGTACAATGTGGCAAACGATATTCCTGTTCTAGGAATCTTCAGGAACATCAAAcacttcatactggagagaaattgtacaagtgtgaagaatgtggcaaaggCTTTCATTATCTCTCATGCTTTAGGAATCACAAGgcaattcatactggagaaaaactttacaagtgtgaagaatgtcacaAAACCTTTCGTTATCTCTCATCCCTTAGGAATCACATGggagttcatactggagagaaaccattcAAGTGTGGAGAATGTAACAAAACCTTTTGTTATCTCTCATACCTTAGGAAACACAAGAGAGTTCATAGTGAAGAGAAAtcatacaagtgtgaagaatgtcacaAAGCTTTTCATTATCTCTCATCCCTTAGGAAACACAAAAGAGTTCATAGTGAAGAGAAAccatacaagtgtgaagaatgtcacaAAGCCTTTTTTTATCTCTCATCCCTTATGAGACACAAGacagttcatactggagagaatcCCTAA
- the LOC114685531 gene encoding zinc finger protein 58-like isoform X1 — translation MDKGSQTGIHNRRKGHTWDPTILSHRLLGNVVCGTVTSRRAIRNSLLAFSPRVCNFLKVGRESCPALHSCCISYMEEMLSFWDVAIEFSAEERECLEPAQWNLYRDVMLENYSNLDFLGLAESKPHLVTLLEQIQDSSDVKRQAAANVQPGTTFNDYNDYSKGIDCNLLRIQSQRIHTREKPYQCKECGKGLSSYKTLSIHQRLHTGDKPYMCKECHKTFNTRSSLFIHQKNHTDEKTHKCEECGKLFYYPSMLKQHQRIHSGEKPHKCEKCGKAFYDPSFLKQHQRIHSGEKPHKCEKCGKAFYDPSFLKQHQKIHSGEKPNKCEKCDKAFYDPSMLKQHQRIHSGEKPYNCKECDKSFNTPSVLKQHQKIHSGKKPYKCEECGKYFYKPSVLKQHQRIHSGEKPCKCEECGKSFYKPSLLKQHQRIHSGVKPCKCEECGKSFYYPSLLKQHQRIHSRKKPCLCEECGSLFSSFSSLTQHQTVHYKDNPYKCAECGIRFSHSAIFQKHSKIHEDRPYKCEECHKTFLYHSSLKNHKVVHTRQKLYKCEECGKYFSSASCLRRHQIIHSEDNPYKCEECGRCFSSDACFRAHQTIHSEDNPYTCVQCGKRYSCSRNLQEHQTLHTGEKLYKCEECGKGFHYLSCFRNHKAIHTGEKLYKCEECHKTFRYLSSLRNHMGVHTGEKPFKCGECNKTFCYLSYLRKHKRVHSEEKSYKCEECHKAFHYLSSLRKHKRVHSEEKPYKCEECHKAFFYLSSLMRHKTVHTGENP, via the exons GAAATGCTGTCCTTCTGGGATGTGGCCATTGAGTtctctgcagaagagagggaatgCCTGGAGCCTGCTCAGTGGAATTTGTACAgggatgtgatgttggagaattacagcaACCTTGATTTCCTTG GTCTTGCTGAGTCTAAGCCACACCTGGTGACACTTTTGGAGCAAATACAAGACTCTTCAGATGTGAAGAGACAAGCAGCAGCCAACGTGCAGCCAG GAACAACATTCAATGATTATAATGATTACAGCAAGGGTATTGACTGTAACTTATTACGTATTCAAAGCCAGAGAATTCATACAAGGGAGAAACCCTACCAGTGTAAAGAATGTGGTAAGGGCCTTAGTTCTTATAAAACACTTTCCATACACCAAAGACTTCATACTGGAGACAAACCCTATATGTGTAAAGAATGTCATAAGACCTTCAATACTCGCTCTTCACTTTTTATACACCAGAAAAATCATACTGATGAAAAAACccacaagtgtgaagaatgtggcaaattattttattatccttCAATGCTGaagcaacatcaaagaattcattctggagagaaaccacaCAAGTGTGAAAAATGTGGCAAAGCTTTTTATGATCCTTCATTCCTGaagcaacatcaaagaattcattctggagagaaaccacaCAAGTGTGAAAAATGTGGCAAAGCTTTTTATGATCCTTCATTCCTGAAGCAACATCAAAaaattcattctggagagaaacccaacAAATGTGAAAAATGTGACAAAGCTTTTTATGATCCCTCAATGCTGaagcaacatcaaagaattcattctggagagaaaccctacaattGTAAAGAATGTGATAAATCCTTTAACACTCCTTCAGTGCTGAAGCAACATCAAAAAATTCATTCTGGaaagaaaccctacaagtgtgaagaatgtggcaaataCTTTTATAAACCTTCAGTGCTAaagcaacatcaaagaattcattctggagagaaaccatgcaagtgtgaagaatgtggcaaatcCTTTTATAAACCTTCACTGCTGaagcaacatcaaagaattcattctggagTGAAACCatgcaagtgtgaagaatgtggcaaatcCTTTTACTATCCTTCACTGCTGaagcaacatcaaagaattcattctaGAAAGAAACCATGCCTGTGTGAAGAGTGTGgcagtttattttcttcattctcatcCCTTACTCAACATCAAACAGTTCACTACAAAGACAATCCCTACAAGTGTGCAGAGTGTGGCATAAGGTTTTCCCATTCTGCAATCTTTCAGAAACATAGTAAAATTCATGAAGACAGAccatacaagtgtgaagaatgtcacaAAACCTTTCTTTATCACTCATCACTTAAGAACCACAAGGTAGTTCATACTAGACAGAAATTATACaagtgtgaagagtgtggcaAATATTTTTCCTCAGCTTCATGCCTTAGACGACATCAAATAATTCACTCTGAAGACAACCCTTACaagtgtgaagagtgtggcaGATGTTTTTCCTCAGATGCATGTTTTAGAGCACATCAAACTATCCATTCTGAAGACAATCCTTATACCTGTGTACAATGTGGCAAACGATATTCCTGTTCTAGGAATCTTCAGGAACATCAAAcacttcatactggagagaaattgtacaagtgtgaagaatgtggcaaaggCTTTCATTATCTCTCATGCTTTAGGAATCACAAGgcaattcatactggagaaaaactttacaagtgtgaagaatgtcacaAAACCTTTCGTTATCTCTCATCCCTTAGGAATCACATGggagttcatactggagagaaaccattcAAGTGTGGAGAATGTAACAAAACCTTTTGTTATCTCTCATACCTTAGGAAACACAAGAGAGTTCATAGTGAAGAGAAAtcatacaagtgtgaagaatgtcacaAAGCTTTTCATTATCTCTCATCCCTTAGGAAACACAAAAGAGTTCATAGTGAAGAGAAAccatacaagtgtgaagaatgtcacaAAGCCTTTTTTTATCTCTCATCCCTTATGAGACACAAGacagttcatactggagagaatcCCTAA